The Mariprofundus sp. NF region CACGCCTCGCCGGTGGCCAATCGCATCGCTTCAAACATCTGGATAGCAAACAGTTATCACAGCTTCTTGAAAAACATCCGGCAGAAAAACGCATCATCGTCTCTGACGGTATCTTCAGCATGGATGGCGATTGTGCTGATGCAGCCGCGCTGCTGGGGCTCGCCGAAGCTAACGATACACTGCTGCTGATTGATGATGCCCACGGCATCGGCTGCATGGGGCCTGAGGGCAGAGGTATCACAGCCCGGGATAACATATCCGGCCACCCGCGCCTGATCGAGGTTGGCACCTTTGGTAAGGCATTTGGTTCATACGGAGCATTTATTCTCGGCACAGATGAATTGATTGAAGGATTGCGGCAGCGGCAACGCACCCTGATCTACTCAACCGCCCTGCCGGTTGCCATGATTGCAGCTGCAGAGACTGCACTGCTCCTGATCCAGCGTGGTCAGCAGCTACAGCAGCTCAGAGAGAATCTGGCACTGTTCAAAGAGAAAACGGCGGGGCTCGGCTTTATGGCCTCAAGCAGTCCGATCCAGCCACTGATTATCGGCTCAGATGAGAAGGCGCTGCAGTTGGCAGCAGCACTGCGAGAAAACGGTTTCTTTGTACCGGCCATTCGCCCGCCCACCGTTCCCGAAGGTACAGCCCGTCTGCGTTTTACCATCACAGCAGCCCACAGCAGAGAACAGATCGAGAAACTGACCGCATGCCTGCGGGAGCTTCTATGAGCCAGAAACCATTGGCCTTCCTGCATGGCTGGGCGCAATCGCGTCAGATCTGGTGTAATCAGTTTGACTCTTTCAGCGATGCACTGTTTCTCAATCTGCCGGGTCACGGCGGCGCAGCCGATCTTCCTGCCGATGCGTGGGTTGAAGCTATTGTAGCACAACTACCCGATGAACCGTGTCATCTGGTCGGCTGGTCACTTGGTGGCATGCTGGCCATGCAGATCGCTGCGACACACCCTGAACGGGTGGCTGGCCTTATCCTTGTATCAACGACACCGCGTTTCAGAGCATCAGAAAGCTGGCCGCACGGTAGCAGCAGTGAGGTGTTCAACGGTTTTAAGCAGGCGGTTGAATCGGGTTCTCCAAAAGCACTAAGCCGCTTTTTTGCATTGATGCTGCACGGCGATGGTTTAAGCCGAAGTGATTATAACCGACTGGCCAAAATAGCTGTCGATCGCAGTAACCCGGTCAGTGCCACAGGCATGCAGGGTGGCCTTGAGCTGCTGCAACAACTGGATCTGTGTCCGCTCACTAATGCGATCAAGCAGCCCACGCTGATTGTGCACGGAGAAAGCGATGCCGTTGTACCGGTGGCCGCTGGCCGCTGGCTGGCAGAACAGATCAGTCACAGTGAATCACACATTTTCCCGGATTGCGGTCATGCGCCCTTTCTTACCCGGCCCGACACATTTAACGAACTCGTTCAAACATGGTGGTCAGAACAGTGAAAAATAGCCATATCCACAGTAATCAGGTCAAACGCTCCTTCTCCGCAGCTTCAGATAGTTATGACGAACATGCCGTGCTGCAGCGTGAGATCGGCGACCGACTGCTTGGACACCTTAACTTCACCAAAATTGATCCCAAACGCATTCTCGATATCGGTTGCGGCACCGGTTATTTCACGCGCCTGCTACGCGGCAAATACAAGAAGGCTGAGATCACCGCCTTTGATCTCTCTGAATCGATGGTTGCCACCACCCGCAAAGCACACGCGCGCAGGCTGCCGTGGCATGGCCGTCATCTGCACGCCTCAGGTAACGCAGCATCACTGCCATTTAAAAGCGGATCATTTGATCTGGTCTGCTCCAATCTGGCCATGCAGTGGGTGCCTGAACCTGATCAGATGCTGGCCGAGATGCGCCGCGTTCTGGCTCCGGGTGGCCTGATCCTCTTCTCTACCTTTGGCCGTCGCACCCTCTCCGAGTTGCGCCAATCACTGGCCGAGATCGATCCGGGTAATGCCGGACTGGTTCTGCCATTCCCCGATGTCATGAGTCTGGGTGATGCGATCTCAAAACTTGCCGTTGAGATGCCGGTTACCGATGCAGACCTCTTCACGCTCACCTATCCCGATACCATCAGCCTTGTTCGCGAGCTCAAAGGTTTAGGCGCCTCGGCATCCGCCATTCGCGGTCGCAAGAGCGGTCTGTATGGTCGTTCGCTGATCAGAAAACTGGAAGCCCAGTACTCTGAGCGATACCGCGACGAAGATGGCCGCATCCGCGCCACCTTCGAAGCACTTTATGCGCAGGCGTGGTACAAAGAGGAAGGATATGAGCACCGCGACGGCACTATTCCGATCAAGGTGGAAGGGGATCTAAGAATCGATGGCCTCTAAAACCAATTTCACCGCAAAGAACGCAAAGTTACGCGAAGGGACAAACAAAAACGGAACGTTACTCAAAAGCGATGTTTATGGCAGAAACTACCAGTATGCTTATTCCCTGATTTGCCTTTCCTTTGCGTTTCTTCGCGCCCTTTGCGGTGAAGAACTGTCTGTCGCATGCTGATCTTTATTACTGCCACCGACACAGAAGCCGGAAAAACCTGGGTAACCGCCTCAGTTGTGCGTGCACTTTTACATGAGGGAAGAAGTGCCAAAGCACTGAAACCCATCGCCTGCGGTCTGGATGAGGCGGGTCGCAACGAGGATATCGATCTCCTGCTAGCCGCCCAACAAGTGGACGATGCAGATCAGATCAGCCTCTTTCGCTACGCGCTTCCTGCTGCGCCCTCACAGGCTTCCGCAGCAGAGGATCAGATTGTTGATACAGAAAAACTGGTGCAGTGGTGTGAAGAACAATCATCCGAAGTAGAAACCTGCCTGATAGAAGGGGTCGGTGGCCTGATGGTACCGATCACCGACGATTGGTTAGTAAGTGACTGGATCAATGCATTGCCCGATGCCGAGGTGTGGCTGGTTGTCGGCTGCAGACTCGGAGCCATCAACCAGACCCTGCTTACCTTGGAAAAGCTCAAACAGATGGGTCGAACGCCTGCCCGTATCTTCTTCAATGCCACCAAGCCTGAATTCAACACCTGGCTCGAACCAACCCGCAAAGCAGTCGAACCATTCCTGAATCAGAGTTGCGCCATTCACGCCCTGAAATTTGGAAAAGCGCCGAACGTGATCCGTTAAACCTCTTTTATTTCAACATTCAAGCCTGGCCCTTATCACTCTGAGTGTTCTGGGTTTCGTCCGTGTCACGCCCTTCAACCGGCTCATAAATAATCAGATGGCGCAGGTCTTCGCATGCATCCACGGTTTTCTCACGACACCAGCGCCTGATGAACAGGTAGACAATGACAAAAACAGAAGCAGTGACAAACAGATAGGGCTTCTGAACTACGGCAAGTTCGATCAGGCCAGCAAAAAAATCGGGCAGGATATAATCAAGGATATCCGCCAGATCGCCCCATAGGCCGACATGCTCCGGCTTTGGTAGTGGCGGATTCACCCATAGGCTGTAGGCAGCCGCAACCATGGCCAGCGAAAAGGTGAGCATCACACCGTAGAGCCGTTTTCTCCACAGTATCCAGCGCTCAATCGTTGCTCGAACCTTCGCCCAGCTCGGGGCTCGGCCCGGATACCTGGCTACTGGTGCAACATCCAATTTACTTTCAACCAGATCAAATTTTGCAGGAATCTGTCCCGGTGCATAGTTGTCTGTTCGCTCATTCAGCCGCTCGATCACACTCTGATGAAGCTGGATATTCCCCTCCATCCTGCCCTGACACAGCTGTTCAATCTCACGGGGATGATAGCGGTAGAAGGAACCGAATCCGGATCTGGAGTCATACATGCGGCCATGAGCATTACTGTCATCAAATGCCATCTGAAGTGCATCCTGTTCAAAGACCAGCCCATCTTTTTCGGCCCGTAACATCATCCAGTAGAGTGGTACACTGGCCATACCTGAGCGCGGATAGCCTCCACCGACATTAGAGTGCATACCGGAAAACCAGACCTGCTCCACACTCTCCTTTTCTCGCCCTGCCTCACGCCAGACATAGGGCCAGAAAGCTGTGCGTTCATCATCAATGGCCAGCGCCTGATAGGCATGTTTCACATTTTTGGTCAGCCTGTAATAGTAAAAGTTGTGTGGCCAGATCATATCGAGCACTTTCTCGGCCACCCAGAAAATCGCATTAAGCATAGCAACCACAGGGCCGGTGACATCCGTCCGTTTGGGAAAACCCAACGCAACCACGGTATCCCAGATACCCATGAAATGGATCGGAACTACGCCGTGTGATTTAGTTGCGTCTTGTTTCAGGTTTTCAGCAAGCCCGGGATTGGTGTTAAACTTTTTATAGGCCTCAAACGCCTCATCGACGAGTCCATCAAGTTCAGCGTGGCGAAGCCCCTCGCCTTTTGCCAGGCCACAACGATAGATAAAACCGTTGCAGGCTCTGACAGTTGAAGCGCCTCGACTAAATCCAAAGAAGTAGATCCTGTCACCGGGCCGATAGTTGCGCGCCAGAAACCGGTAGAGGTCGCAGACATTATCTTCAAAACCAAACCCAAAGGCGCCGCCAAGTGCCTTAAGGTATTTATTCTTCTCAGTGCCCACACCATTATCGTAGAAGAGAATCTGTTCATTGATCTCAACGTCATCATCAACTTGACCGCTAAAATGTTTATCCACTGTTTTGTAAATCTTGTAGACGTTGCTATCTGGCGTGGTGCCGCCTTTATTACCCGTGCCATCGGCACATACAATGAGATTTCTGGCCATGCTCTCCCCCTTAAGGATGATGCAATGGGTTGGAAACTCTCTGTTGTTGTGAATGCGCTATCCTTAGCGCCCCGCCCTGATCAATCTAACTTCTCTTGCAAAGCCGAGCGTACACCCTTCCATTTTTCCTGTCTCTCCCCCAAACAGGGGACAAGCAGTTACGACTCTTCCGAATCAGAAACTACACCTTTACAGCCGAAGGCGAGAAGCAGGGCAAGCATCGGGGCACCTGATGCGATCTTTCCTTCATCAAGCATGGCCAGTGCCTCATCCCGTTTGACCCAGAAGCTACGGATATCCTCATGCTCAGCATCGCAACCGCCGCCACTGCTGGTCGGGCTGTTTTTATCGACCAGCCCAAGAAAGAGATCAATACGCTCAGAGCAGGCTCCGGGTGTGGTGTAATAACGGCCAAGGAATCGGGTCTTATAGGGGATAAAGCCGGCCTCCTCCTCCGATTCTCGGATTACGGCCTGTTCAGCGTTTTCACCTTCATCAACCATGCCTGCGACTATTTCGACCAGCCACGGATTATCACTGCGTGCTGCAGGGCCGATGCGGAACTGCTCAAGCAGCAGCACTTCATCGAGTTTCGGATCATAAAGCAGCATCGCCGCAGCATCACCGCGCTCCATGTTTTCCCGTACAATCTCAAGGCTGCCACCATCAAAACGGTCATGCTCTACGGTATATCGATCCATGGCAAAAAAGCCCTGATAGGGACGCTCTTTATGTTTTATTTTATAATCCATGGCACAACTCCGTTTCAAGACTTCACGCATCATACAATTAAATGCTACAGTAAGCCGCATGAAGATTCTGGTAGTTGAAGACGAAGAGCGCGTTGCCCACTTCATTCAGAAAGGTCTGAAGGAGGAGGGGCACGCCGTAGATGTTTCCTATGACGGTGAGGATGGTGAATTCCTTGCTGAAGTGAACGATTATGACCTGATCATTCTTGATCTGATGCTGCCCAAGAAAAACGGTATCGTGGTCTGTCGTGAACTGCGTGCCAGCGGCGTAGCCACTCCGGTGTTGATGTTGACCGCCCGAGACTCGGTTGAAGATAAAGTGCGCGGTCTGGATGCCGGTGCTGATGATTACCTGCCTAAACCGTTCGCCTTTGAAGAGCTTCTGGCTCGTGTACGTGCACTGCTGCGCAGGCAATCCGACAGCAAATCGCCTGTACTCAAGATGGCCGATCTGGAGCTTGATCCGATCAGCCGTCGTGTCTCCCGTAGCGGCAAGGCGATTCGTCTTACCACCAAAGAGTATGCACTGCTTGAATACCTGATGCGTAATCCGGACAAGGTGCTGTCGCGCACCCTGATCGGTGAACATGTCTGGGATATGAACTTTGACCCGGAGAGCAATGTGATTGACGTGTATGTCAGCCATCTGCGCGCCAAGATCGATAAAGGTTTTGAACCGGCACTGCTGCACACCCTGCGCGGCCAGGGCTACCTGCTCAGCGACGACTCTCCACCCGTTTAAGCGGAGTCTGTCCTGACTCTTAACCCTCTGGCATTGATTAACTGGATTCGCTCCAACCTGTTCCGCACCTTTCGCGGCAGGCTGGCGCTGCTCTATATCACGCTGGAGCTCGGCATTCTTATCTTTGCCGCTGCCGTGCTCTATGCTG contains the following coding sequences:
- a CDS encoding NUDIX domain-containing protein, which codes for MDYKIKHKERPYQGFFAMDRYTVEHDRFDGGSLEIVRENMERGDAAAMLLYDPKLDEVLLLEQFRIGPAARSDNPWLVEIVAGMVDEGENAEQAVIRESEEEAGFIPYKTRFLGRYYTTPGACSERIDLFLGLVDKNSPTSSGGGCDAEHEDIRSFWVKRDEALAMLDEGKIASGAPMLALLLAFGCKGVVSDSEES
- a CDS encoding DUF2235 domain-containing protein; its protein translation is MARNLIVCADGTGNKGGTTPDSNVYKIYKTVDKHFSGQVDDDVEINEQILFYDNGVGTEKNKYLKALGGAFGFGFEDNVCDLYRFLARNYRPGDRIYFFGFSRGASTVRACNGFIYRCGLAKGEGLRHAELDGLVDEAFEAYKKFNTNPGLAENLKQDATKSHGVVPIHFMGIWDTVVALGFPKRTDVTGPVVAMLNAIFWVAEKVLDMIWPHNFYYYRLTKNVKHAYQALAIDDERTAFWPYVWREAGREKESVEQVWFSGMHSNVGGGYPRSGMASVPLYWMMLRAEKDGLVFEQDALQMAFDDSNAHGRMYDSRSGFGSFYRYHPREIEQLCQGRMEGNIQLHQSVIERLNERTDNYAPGQIPAKFDLVESKLDVAPVARYPGRAPSWAKVRATIERWILWRKRLYGVMLTFSLAMVAAAYSLWVNPPLPKPEHVGLWGDLADILDYILPDFFAGLIELAVVQKPYLFVTASVFVIVYLFIRRWCREKTVDACEDLRHLIIYEPVEGRDTDETQNTQSDKGQA
- the bioD gene encoding dethiobiotin synthase; the protein is MLIFITATDTEAGKTWVTASVVRALLHEGRSAKALKPIACGLDEAGRNEDIDLLLAAQQVDDADQISLFRYALPAAPSQASAAEDQIVDTEKLVQWCEEQSSEVETCLIEGVGGLMVPITDDWLVSDWINALPDAEVWLVVGCRLGAINQTLLTLEKLKQMGRTPARIFFNATKPEFNTWLEPTRKAVEPFLNQSCAIHALKFGKAPNVIR
- a CDS encoding alpha/beta fold hydrolase, coding for MSQKPLAFLHGWAQSRQIWCNQFDSFSDALFLNLPGHGGAADLPADAWVEAIVAQLPDEPCHLVGWSLGGMLAMQIAATHPERVAGLILVSTTPRFRASESWPHGSSSEVFNGFKQAVESGSPKALSRFFALMLHGDGLSRSDYNRLAKIAVDRSNPVSATGMQGGLELLQQLDLCPLTNAIKQPTLIVHGESDAVVPVAAGRWLAEQISHSESHIFPDCGHAPFLTRPDTFNELVQTWWSEQ
- a CDS encoding 8-amino-7-oxononanoate synthase, whose translation is MPDSRNWFPETPATRRRRLTASRRQGMLIHLDGEQLINFASNDYLGLSFHPAVCMGAKGALDDAVGSGASRLISGDDPMLHRLEEKLAAWKGYESCLIVGSGMLANIGLIQALADRHSHLFADKLNHASLVDGARLAGGQSHRFKHLDSKQLSQLLEKHPAEKRIIVSDGIFSMDGDCADAAALLGLAEANDTLLLIDDAHGIGCMGPEGRGITARDNISGHPRLIEVGTFGKAFGSYGAFILGTDELIEGLRQRQRTLIYSTALPVAMIAAAETALLLIQRGQQLQQLRENLALFKEKTAGLGFMASSSPIQPLIIGSDEKALQLAAALRENGFFVPAIRPPTVPEGTARLRFTITAAHSREQIEKLTACLRELL
- a CDS encoding heavy metal response regulator transcription factor; the encoded protein is MKILVVEDEERVAHFIQKGLKEEGHAVDVSYDGEDGEFLAEVNDYDLIILDLMLPKKNGIVVCRELRASGVATPVLMLTARDSVEDKVRGLDAGADDYLPKPFAFEELLARVRALLRRQSDSKSPVLKMADLELDPISRRVSRSGKAIRLTTKEYALLEYLMRNPDKVLSRTLIGEHVWDMNFDPESNVIDVYVSHLRAKIDKGFEPALLHTLRGQGYLLSDDSPPV
- the bioC gene encoding malonyl-ACP O-methyltransferase BioC is translated as MVVRTVKNSHIHSNQVKRSFSAASDSYDEHAVLQREIGDRLLGHLNFTKIDPKRILDIGCGTGYFTRLLRGKYKKAEITAFDLSESMVATTRKAHARRLPWHGRHLHASGNAASLPFKSGSFDLVCSNLAMQWVPEPDQMLAEMRRVLAPGGLILFSTFGRRTLSELRQSLAEIDPGNAGLVLPFPDVMSLGDAISKLAVEMPVTDADLFTLTYPDTISLVRELKGLGASASAIRGRKSGLYGRSLIRKLEAQYSERYRDEDGRIRATFEALYAQAWYKEEGYEHRDGTIPIKVEGDLRIDGL